In Streptacidiphilus sp. P02-A3a, the DNA window TGTGGTTGTAGGCGTGCACCCCGGCCTCGCGCAGCCGCGCGGCCTGGCCGTCGGACAGCAGCCCCAGGCAGGCGCAGACCTCCACGTCCTCGCTCTCGGCCCGGATCGCGTCCACCGTCTCGGCGACCCGCTCCACGTCCCGGTCGGTCGGGCCGCGCCCGCTCGCCACCAGGCACACCCGCTTCGCGCCACCGGCCACCCCGGCCTTCGCGGCGGCGGCGGCCTCGTCCGGCTTCAGCCAGGTGTACTTGAGGATCTCCGCCTTCGAGCCGAGGCGCTGCGAGCAGTACGAGCAGTCCTCCGGGCAGAGCCCGCTCTTCAGGTTCACCAGGTAGTTGAGCTTCACCCGGCGGCCGAACCACTGGCGGCGCACCCGCCCGGCGGCGGCGACGACGTCCAGCACCTCGTCGTCGGTGGTCGCCAGGACGGCCAGGGCCTCCTCCCGGGTCGGGAGTTCGCGGCGCAGGCCCTTGGCGGTGAGGGAATCGAGCAGGTCCATGCCGTGCATCCTGCCGTCCGGCGGCGACCCGACGCCAGTGCCGAACCTGCCAGAAGATCACCCGCTGGCTTGGCCGGGATGTGAAAGAAGTCCCCAAACGACCCTCCACCCGGGAAACGGTCAGGTACCCCCTGCCGAACGCACAAGATCGGCCCCTAGAATCAGGGGAATGAACACCAGGGGGGAGCATCGCGCCGAACCGGGAGTCCGCAGCCGCAAGCCCCGGACCGCCGTCCTGCTCCTGGCGCTCGCCGTCGCGGCCACCGGCGCGACCTGGGGCGAGGTGCACTACGCCCGCGACGGGCAGGTCAACCGGGGTGGCGGCGGCAGCGGCGCGGTCTCGCAGGACACCGTACGGGTGAGCAACGACGGCAGCGGCGGCACGGTCGCCGACGTCGCCGCGCTGCGGCTGAACGACGTGATGCCGACCACCGTCACCGAGCCGCCGACACCGACCAGTACCGACTCCTACACCGCCACCCGCTATGGCGGCAGCAGCAGCGCCGACTGCGACGAGGCGTTCACCGTCACCGCCCCCGTCGCCGCGACCACGGCCTGCGGCGGCTACCTGACCGCCGACTACGTCGAGCAGGACCACAGCGTCTACACCTGCGTCACGGTCTTCCTCTACGCCACCCCGGCGGCGGCGGAGCAGGCGGCGAAGGCGCTCAGCGCGCCCGCCGCCGCCGGCGCGGTGACCTTCCAGCAGCCCGCGTCCGGGCTGCCGGACGCCAGCGCGCCGCCGTCGCCGACCACCTCCGTCGGGGCCACCGGCGGCGGGGCGCAGAACGCGGTCACCGCCGAGGCGACCGAGGACGCCCAGCCGCGGATCGAGGCGGTCGGCAGCGCGGTGGACGTGGTCCAGTCGGCCGCCGCCGACGGCGAGCCGATGCCCGACCAACTGGCCACCCCCACCTGGTTCCTGGCCTACACCGTGGGCGCCAGGCTGGCCTGGCAGTGAGCCGGTCCGGCAGCCGGCCCGGCGGGGGCGGCCGGACCAGCGGCTAGGATCGGCCCGTGGAGCCCGACACCTACCGCGAGACCGCCGTGCCGCCGCTGCCGGGTTCCGCCCCGGCCGACGGCCCGTTCGCCGACTGCGTCCTGTGCGCCGAACCGACCGAGCACCCGGCAGCCGCCCCCGGCGCGCCGCTCTGCCCGCGCTGCGCGTGGCAGCAGGCGCAGCGCGGGGCGTGCTCCGGATGAGCACCGTGGCCGGAACCGCCCCGGTGACCCCGTCCACCCCGGTGACCCCGGTGACCTCGTCCGCCCCGGTGACCGATCCGTTCGACTGGCTGGAGCAGGCCGCCGCCGACCGCCGCCGGGCGGGCCTGGTCCGCACCCTGCGGCACCGGGCCCCGGACCAGGACCTGCTGGACCTCGCCGGCAACGACTACCTCGGGCTGGTCCGCCACCCGAGGGTGACCCGCGCCGCCGCCGACGCCGCGCTGCGCTGGGGCGGCGGCTCCACCGGCTCCCGACTGGTCACCGGCAGCACCGAGCTGCACGCCGAACTCGAAGCCGAACTCGCCGACTTCTGCGGCGCCGAGGCGGCGCTGGTCTTCTCCAGCGGCTACACCGCCAACCTGGCCGCGCTGACCGCGCTCACCGACGCGGACACGCTGATCGTCTCCGACGCGCTCAACCACGCCTCGCTGATCGACGGCTGTCGGCTGTCCCGGGCCCGGGTGGTCCGCGCCCGGCACCGCGACCCGGAGTCGGTCCGGGCGGCGCTCGCCGCCCGGACCGAGCGCCGGGCGCTGGTCGTCAGCGACTCGGTGTTCTCGGTGGACGGCGACGCCGCCCCGCTCGCCGAACTCGCCGCCGCCTGCCGCGAGTACGGCGCGGCACTGCTCACCGACGACGCGCACGGACTGGGCGTGCTCGGCCCCGGCGGCACGGGCGCGCTGGCCGCCGCCGGGCTCGCCGGGCGCCCCGACGTGCTGGCCACGGTCACCCTGTCCAAGTCGCTTGGCTCCCAGGGCGGCGCGGTGGTCGGCCCGCGCCGGGTGATCGAGCACCTGGTGCAGGCCGCGCGCACCTTCATCTTCGACACCGGGCTGGCCCCGGCGTCGGTCGGGGCCGCGCTCGGCGCGCTGCGGCTGCTGCGCGCCGAGCCGCAGCGCGCCGAGCGGGCCGGGCGGGTCGCCCGGACGCTGTCGGCCCGGCTGGCCGCCGCCGGGCTGCCGGTGAGCAGCCCGCAGGCCGCCGTGGTCTCGGTCCGGGTGGACGCCCCCGAGGACGCCCTGGCCTGGGCCGCCGCCTGCCGGGACAAGGGCCTGGCGGTCGGCTGCTTCCGGCCGCCGTCGGTACCGGACCGCTGGTCCCGGCTGCGGCTGACCGCCCGGGCGGACCTGACCGAGGAGCAGATCGACTTCGCGGTCGAGGTGATCACCCGGACCGCCCCCGGCCGCTGACGTCCGACCGCCGGGACGGCTGGTCGCTGGGTCGACACCGGGTGTGGCCGGGGAGTTTGATGAGCCCATGAACAAAACCATCCGCTGGGGCATCCTGGCCACCGGGAACATCGCCGAGCAGTTCACCCGCGACCTCCTGCTGCTGCCCGATGCCGAGGTGGTCGCCGTCGGCTCCCGCAGCGAGGAGTCCGCCCGGGCCTTCGCCGACCGGTTCGGCATCCCCCGCGCCCACGGCAGTTGGGCCGCGCTGGCTGCGGACGAGCAGGTGGACATCGTCTACGTGGCCACCCCGCACCACGCCCACTACCAGGCCGCCCGGCTCTGCCTGGAGGCCGGGCGGGCGGTCCTGTGCGAGAAGCCGTTCACGCTGAACGCCGCCGAGTCCCGCGAGCTCACCGCGCTGGCGTCGAAGCACGGACGCTTCCTGATGGAGGCCATGTGGATGCGCTGCAACCCGGCCGTGCTCCGGGCGGCGGAGCTGATCGCGGACGGCGCGATCGGCACCGTCGGGCTGCTGCAAGCGGACTTCGGCCTCGCCGGGCCGTTCGACCCGACCCACCGGCTGCGGAACCCCGAGCTCGGCGGCGGGGCGCTGCTGGACCTCGGCGTCTACCCGGTGGCGCTGGCGCACCTGCTGCTCGGGGTGCCGGACAGCGTCCAGGCCTGGGCCAGCCTCACCCCGGAGGGGGTGGACGCCGCCACCGCGCTGCTGCTCGGCTACGACTCGGGCGCGGTCGCCACCCTCAGCTGCGGCATCGTCGCCGGGACGCCGGTGCGGGCCGCCGTCTCCGGGACCGAGGGCCGGATCGAGCTGCCCGCGCCCTTCTTCCGCCCGGGCGAGCTGCTGCTCTACCGGGGCGAGGACGAGCGGCAGCCCGAGGTGATCCCGGCGCCGTACACCGGGCTCGGCTACGCGCACGAGGCCGAGGAGGCCATGCGCTGCCTGCGCGAGGGCCGGTTGGAGAGCCCGCTGGTGCCCTGGAGCAGCACCCTGGAGGTGATGGACATCCTGGACGCCGTCCGGGCGCAGACCGGGGTCCGCTACCCGGGCGAGCGCCAGGACGGCTGACCCGGGCGCGCCGGGCTAGCGGATCCGGCCGAACCAGACCTCGTCGGTCCAGATCCGCTCCCGCCGCACCCGGGCGCCCGGGTGCGGCGAGTGCCAGATCTCGTTCTGCCCGGCGTAGATCCCCACGTGGTAGACGTAGCCGCCGGCGGTGTGGAAGAAGACCAGGTCGCCCGGGACCAGCTGGCCGCGGGAGATGTGCTCCACGCTGTCGTACTGGGCCTGGGCGGTCCGCGGCAGCTGCCGACCCGCGTGCCGGAACGAGTAGTACGTCAGCCCGGAGCAGTCGAAGGCGTCCGGACCGGCCGCGCCCCAGAGGTACGGGTCGCCGTGCTTGGACTCGGCGATGGTCAGCGCCCGGTCCTCGATGGTGGCGGCGCTCGCCGGGGCGGCCGTCAGCAGGGTGCTCCCGGCCAGCGCGGCGACGGTGAGCACGGCGGTGGCGGCGGATCGCCAGCGGCCGCTGCGACGGGGCGGCTCACCGCCCTGTCTATGGCTCTGGACCCGGGCTTCCTGGTGCTGCGGTTGTCGGCCCCGGCCGACCGGCCGGGGCGCGGCCGAGGCGTCGGCCCGGGGGTGGGACTGGGTCGGGGCAGATGTGTGCGCGGACGCGGTCATGCGGGTCCTTCCGGAACCGCCTGCGGAAGTTCTCCCTGTCGGGTTTGGGCTCCGAAAGCTGCCCTGCCACGGCTGTGGCTTCACCCCAAGATGCGCTCTGGCGGAACGCACCGGCCTGCCTGGGTCTCCCGCTCCCGTCTGTCAGGTGTATGCGCACCCGGCGCCCGACCGGTGACGGGATTCGGCGTCCGGTCGGACCGCCCCGCCACGGCGGCGAGGACTTTCTCTGCTCGGGCGACAGTATTGGCACGTTTCTGGGTGCTCTTCATGCCGGGACGCGATTCTGTGATTCTTGTCACTTTAGGGTTTCCGGCCTAATGGAAGGCATTTCCCGCACCGTCGGGCTGCTCGCTCCGAGTGAATTTTCGAGAACCCTGAATAGAATCTCTGGGGATTTGGGAATATGCGCTGACCTGCGAATATGCTGGGTAATTGACGGCCGGAGGCATGATTTTCCAGGATCGAATATCGCCCGTTCGAGTGATCTTTTGGATTGGCTCACCCGAACCGTGTTGATTCCTGCCACCCGACTGGGCGAAGCGGGTGGGAAAGCGCCGAAACGTCACTCCGGTGTCGCCGGTCCACCGCCCCGCGGCGCCTCCGAAGGGCGCTCCGACCACCGCCGCGCCCGCCGTCCGACCCCGCGACGGCTCCCGCCCGGCTCACCGATCCCGCCACTCGTGCCCGCCGCCGCCGCGTCCGCCGCCGGGCGGGCCCCGGTCGGGCCGCCGTATCGTGGTGGGGACAGGACCTGTCCAGCAGTGTTCGGAGGCCGCGATGGCCGATCCCTGGGGCTTCCTGCGAACCCCCGCCCAGAGCTGGCCGCTGCGCCCGGTCCCGGAGCGGGTCCGGGACTGGCGGGACGTGCACCGGCCGCACGCGCTGCTGCCGATCGTCAGCGCGCAGGCCGGGCGCTGCATGGACTGCGGCATCCCCTTCTGCCACCAGGCCTGCCCCCTGGGCAACCTGATCCCGGAGTGGAACCGGCTGGTCGAGGAGGAGGACTGGGCGGCGGCCAGCGAGCGGCTGCACGCCACCAACAACTTCCCCGAGTTCACCGGCCTGACCTGTCCCGCGCCCTGCGAGAGCGGCTGCGTGCTGGCGATCGACGCGGAGCCGGTGACCATCAAGAACGTGGAAGCGGCCATCGCCGAGTACGCCTGGAACGAGGGCTGGGTGCGCCCGCTGCCGCCGGAGCGGCAGTCGGACCGGACGGTCGCGGTGATCGGCTCCGGACCGGCCGGGCTGGCCTGCGCGCAGCAGCTCACCCGGGCCGGGCACACCGTCGCGGTGTACGAGCGCGACGACCGCCTCGGCGGGCTGCTCAGGTACGGCATCCCGTCGTTCAAGCTGGAGAAGCACCAGGTGGACCGCCGGATCGAGCAGATGCGGGCGGAGGGGACGGTCTTCCGTCCGGGCGTCGCGGTCGGCTCCGACGTCGACGCCGCCGAGCTGCGGGCCCGCCACGACGCGGTGGTGGTCGCCGTCGGCGCCACCGTCCCGCGCGAACTGCCGGTGCCCGGGCGCGAGTTGTCCGGCATCGAGCAGGCGATGGAGTTCCTGCCGCTGGCCAACCGGGTGCAGCAGGGCGACCTGCCCCGCTCACCGCTGAGCGCCGAGGGACGCCGGGTGGTGATCGTCGGCGGCGGCGACACCGGCGCCGACTGCCTGGGCACGGTGCTGCGGCAGGGCGCGGCCTCGGTCCGGCAGCTCGACATCAGGCCGCAGCCGGGAGCGGACCGCCCGCCGGAGGACCCCTGGCCCACCTACCCGCTGGTCTACCGGGTCACCCCGGCCCACGAGGAGGCCCGGACCCTGGCGCACCCGGCCGGTGAGTCCGACCACGACGCCCGGACCTTCGCCGCCGCCACCGTCGAGTTCACCGGCGACCGGGAGGGCCGGGTCCGGGCGCTGCGGGTGGCCGACGCGGCGCCCGACAGCCGCCTCCCGGTGCCCGGCAGCGAGCGGCTGATCCCGACCGACCTGGTCCTGCTCGCCCTCGGCTTCTCCGGCCCGGAGCGGCACGCCGGGCTGATGTCCCAGCTCGGCCTGGGCCTGACCGGTGGCGGCGCCTTCGCCCGCGACCAGGACTTCGCGGCCGGGATGCCGGGGGTCTTCGTCGCCGGTGACGCCGGCCGCGGCCAGTCGATCATCGTCTGGGCCATCGCCGAGGGCCGGGCCGTCGCCGCCGCGGTCGACCGCTACCTCACCGGTGCCAGCAACCTCCCCGCCCCGGTCCACCCCGCGGACCGGAACCTGTCCGCCCGCTGACGAGGACGCCGCGAACGCGGAGCGGGCCCGACCGCCGGGCGGCCGGGCCCGCTCACGGACGGGCTCAGTGCTGGTAGACGGTGATCGTCCGGCTGGTGGTCGGGCCGTCGAGGGCGTACTGGGCGGCGCTGAAGAAGGCGTACAGCGGGGTGGTGCCGCTGGCGAACGGGGCCTGGTACGGGCCCGACACCAGCCGCAGCCGGTAGCTGACGACGGCGTCCTTCGCCAGGCCGTTCCCGAGCACCGGCAGCTGACCGCCCTTCAGGGCGACCCAGTGCCCGCCTTCGAGCAGGTCCACGGTGACCCTGCCCGGGCCGTACTGGTCGCCGTCCTGGACCAGACCGGAGGTGCTCACCTCGCCGCCGACCGGGCCGGGGACGGCCGCGCCGGTGCGGTTGGCGACGGTCAGGGTCTCCAGCGCGTCCCGGCCGGGGGCGACACTGCCGCCGCCGGTCAGCGTCTCGACCACACGGCCACCGGTCCTGGCGGCGCCGACCTTGAGGTCCACCGTGCTGAACGGCGCGCTGTCGTCGGGGGCGGCGGAGTTGCTGACATTGACCAGGACGGCGTTGTCACTGGCCTTCCAGGCCTTGGTGGCGCCGACGGTGACCTTCCAGGTGTAGCTGGCGTGCGCCGGGAGGACGAAGTCCGCGCTGCCCCAGAGCTTGCTTGCCTTCGGGTGGATCTGACCGATCAGCCCGGGCTCCTCGGCGATCGTCCCGAACCCGGTGGCCGGGGCGTGCACCGGGACCACCGACAGCGACAGGTCGGCGGAGGCCAGGGCGAAGACGCCCTGCGGGGTGGCGCTGAAGGTGCCCAGGAACGGGGCGGACTTCCCGGTCGTGTTGGTGGCGGTGACCGTGAAGGACTCGGTCCGGCCGCCCGGCAGCAGCGGGCCCCTGGCGCTGACCGCGCCGTAGCTCACGGTGACCGCGGGCTTCGCCGGGGCCGGGGCGGCCGCGTTCGCGACCGCCGGGAGCAGCGCGGTGGCGGTGCCGGCGGCCAGGGCGACGGTGGCGGTGGTGGCGACCAGGCGGGCGCGGACGGACATGGTGTCTCCCGTTGAGTGGTGGGGAGGTCTCCCCGGAGTGCCGGCGGCGGGCCGCTGCCCGCCTGACATGAGTAGCCTCCCAGTCCAAGATCCGTGCCGTGTCCGGCAATTGTCACGGCCGCGAAACAGCGCCGGGCGACGTAGGGTCGGGGCATGAGCGTGGAGCGGGTTGGGCGGCGGGCGGCGCGGGTGCTGGTGCTGGATCCGGACGGGGCGGTGTTCCTGCAACTGCACGACGACGCTGAGGTCGGGCTGCACTGGGTGCTGCCCGGCGGCGGCCTGGAGCAGGGGGAGGACGAACTGGCCGGTGCGGTCCGGGAGGTGGTGGAGGAGACCGGCTGGACCGACGTCCGGACCGGACCCGCGCTGTGGGTGTGGGAGCACGACTACACCCGGAAGGGGGTGCCCACCCGGCAGCGGGAGGTGATCTTCCTGGGGGAGGGACCGCGCCGGGACCCGGTGGGGGACCTGGCCGCCTCGTTCACCGAGGACGGGATCATGACCTGCCGCTGGTGGACACCCGAGGAGCTGGCCGGGTGCCAGGAGGTGCTGTGGCCGCCGCGGCTGGT includes these proteins:
- a CDS encoding 8-amino-7-oxononanoate synthase, with amino-acid sequence MSTVAGTAPVTPSTPVTPVTSSAPVTDPFDWLEQAAADRRRAGLVRTLRHRAPDQDLLDLAGNDYLGLVRHPRVTRAAADAALRWGGGSTGSRLVTGSTELHAELEAELADFCGAEAALVFSSGYTANLAALTALTDADTLIVSDALNHASLIDGCRLSRARVVRARHRDPESVRAALAARTERRALVVSDSVFSVDGDAAPLAELAAACREYGAALLTDDAHGLGVLGPGGTGALAAAGLAGRPDVLATVTLSKSLGSQGGAVVGPRRVIEHLVQAARTFIFDTGLAPASVGAALGALRLLRAEPQRAERAGRVARTLSARLAAAGLPVSSPQAAVVSVRVDAPEDALAWAAACRDKGLAVGCFRPPSVPDRWSRLRLTARADLTEEQIDFAVEVITRTAPGR
- a CDS encoding Gfo/Idh/MocA family protein, whose protein sequence is MNKTIRWGILATGNIAEQFTRDLLLLPDAEVVAVGSRSEESARAFADRFGIPRAHGSWAALAADEQVDIVYVATPHHAHYQAARLCLEAGRAVLCEKPFTLNAAESRELTALASKHGRFLMEAMWMRCNPAVLRAAELIADGAIGTVGLLQADFGLAGPFDPTHRLRNPELGGGALLDLGVYPVALAHLLLGVPDSVQAWASLTPEGVDAATALLLGYDSGAVATLSCGIVAGTPVRAAVSGTEGRIELPAPFFRPGELLLYRGEDERQPEVIPAPYTGLGYAHEAEEAMRCLREGRLESPLVPWSSTLEVMDILDAVRAQTGVRYPGERQDG
- a CDS encoding C40 family peptidase, which codes for MLTVAALAGSTLLTAAPASAATIEDRALTIAESKHGDPYLWGAAGPDAFDCSGLTYYSFRHAGRQLPRTAQAQYDSVEHISRGQLVPGDLVFFHTAGGYVYHVGIYAGQNEIWHSPHPGARVRRERIWTDEVWFGRIR
- a CDS encoding glutamate synthase subunit beta; translation: MADPWGFLRTPAQSWPLRPVPERVRDWRDVHRPHALLPIVSAQAGRCMDCGIPFCHQACPLGNLIPEWNRLVEEEDWAAASERLHATNNFPEFTGLTCPAPCESGCVLAIDAEPVTIKNVEAAIAEYAWNEGWVRPLPPERQSDRTVAVIGSGPAGLACAQQLTRAGHTVAVYERDDRLGGLLRYGIPSFKLEKHQVDRRIEQMRAEGTVFRPGVAVGSDVDAAELRARHDAVVVAVGATVPRELPVPGRELSGIEQAMEFLPLANRVQQGDLPRSPLSAEGRRVVIVGGGDTGADCLGTVLRQGAASVRQLDIRPQPGADRPPEDPWPTYPLVYRVTPAHEEARTLAHPAGESDHDARTFAAATVEFTGDREGRVRALRVADAAPDSRLPVPGSERLIPTDLVLLALGFSGPERHAGLMSQLGLGLTGGGAFARDQDFAAGMPGVFVAGDAGRGQSIIVWAIAEGRAVAAAVDRYLTGASNLPAPVHPADRNLSAR
- a CDS encoding NUDIX domain-containing protein, giving the protein MSVERVGRRAARVLVLDPDGAVFLQLHDDAEVGLHWVLPGGGLEQGEDELAGAVREVVEETGWTDVRTGPALWVWEHDYTRKGVPTRQREVIFLGEGPRRDPVGDLAASFTEDGIMTCRWWTPEELAGCQEVLWPPRLVELLAELRRSGPPEQPVDLGYVPNDPR